Within the Pseudorasbora parva isolate DD20220531a chromosome 15, ASM2467924v1, whole genome shotgun sequence genome, the region GTCCAGTTTGTATCGACAAAGTTGGtccaacaagatctaaaagctgctgaatttgctGTCGTGGTAggctaaatttatttttaatagcagCTTCTGACATGGTAGCAAGGGGACTACAATTTTCAAGTATGCAATAGTGCACATACACTAAACAtctttgatttagcacaattctattcgctgcctcgctgccaaagtttgactaaattcccctccacaatcattccctttaaataggcTCCTAAGCCTTTCCTGTCTAATGAATTGCAagctgatgtacctttggataatatcattaaaaagctaacaaccatTAGTGTTTGTAATGAAATTTTTTATTGTAAGTCAGTCAATTGTAATCCttgcataaaaacaaaacaaaaagcttAATTGAACACTGGGTGTATATTACAACTTCAGAATTATATTCGTATAGACTGATATATAAAGAAGCTTTTTTcacagtggtggccactagtggCATGAACTGTTAATAGTGATAAGGTAtagctaagagtggtccagaccaaccttacgGAAGTATGACTTAAAGAAGGTATTCTCAACTAAGttcgtttcgggaaacacattttaacgttaagggataccttaaggtataTCTAAGAATGACGTAGAGTTAAGAAGTTTTCGTGAAatgcaaccccccccccccccccattattCATATAAAAAACTATATGAATGTGGATTAGAACCTGTAACCTTGGACATGGTTTACAAAAATTCTACCACTGTACCACtaagaaaatcacatttttagtTGCAGATCTATGTATAGCCCCACTTTATATCAGGTGTACTAACAATATATTTGACAAATAGtcccaaaattattattttccaaCTAGATTTAGACCTAGAATTTCATTCACTGTTATTGTTCTTTAtgctttataaaataaaataaaaaatttccCCCCAATGTTCTAGACATGGTTACAGCCTTGAGTAATGATTCGGAAAATTCAGCgttgcaaaaaatatattaaattataaaaaagttattttaattaatatttgactggagtaatgatctgaaaattcagcttagcaaaaacacattacatttaaaaaaaatatcatttttaattgcactaataattaatattatttttttaaccataTGTATTAACCAAATACAGCCTTAGTGAGCATGTGAGCaagtgggggaaaaaacaacTTACCAATCACAAACTTtcgaatggtagtgtatatacTATAGAGAAGAAAAAACTTCCTATATTTCACTTAATAGATTTATTTTACTCTTATACTAATATGTCAAAAATGTTTAAGGTAAAACATTTAGGCTAAATATTTATCAATTTAGCAAAATGTGTCATCCTTCCTGCTCTCACCAGGCTATAGGGATAAACTCATCTAAGATTGTAACTTTGCTACTACATCTTAACTAACCCTCGTTAGAGTTTTAGTAGACTGTAAGGTTAGGCTTAAGGTTAGTAGTTAACTTGCTTATAGTCAGAAGAATATCTGTTGGGAGCTTCAAagtaaagtgttagcagatattaagcaagACCACGAAGCTCAGTGTTACTGATGTGGACGATGGAATCATTTGGTTGTGTGGTCATGCGTCTGACCTCTTCCCTTCTCCATCATCAGATCCCCGTGATGACAGGAGCCTTCATGGACTCATCACCTCACGATGACTACAGCACGGATCACTCTCTCTTCAACTCCTCTGCTAGTGTCCACGCCGCCGCTCTGGCAGCTCACAACCAACAGGAGGAGCAACAGTCCATGTCCCGAGATGCCATATGGCTGTGGATCGCCATCACTGCCACCATCGGGAATATTATAGTGGTGGGCGTTGTCTATGCCTTTACGTTCTGACCTAcagaatgaaaacgagtgaacTTTGGAGATAAATTCGTCCCCAAATACAGGGCGCCGGGGCCCTCATGAGATGAACGGTGTGTGCAATCattcaagaaagaaaaaaaaatgtacaccgtgttagttgtttattttttatgcagAACAGTATTTAGAAGCTCCAGAAATGATTTTGTAATTTTCATGTTGAAAACTTTTTATCTAGATTGTTTAATGCTAAACAGTGTAATGCGAggaaaaaaaatgctgatttaATTTCTCTGAGTGACTAATACTGCCAGAAATTTGCCAAATAATTTGTATGGGTTTTTGCTTTTAGTATGTAATAACAAATGCTTTAAATGTCTAGAGGGCAAACGCTTCTTTCTGGAAATCATCCAGCGACCATTTTAGAGCAGTGATGAGGAAGCTGAAATGAATTTCATGCCGAATTTGGAAATAAACCATACTATAATGTAAAAGTTGGAAGTGCAGTATGTGCCCAGAACAGTAAGCTAaactttatattatatatatatatatatatatatatatatatatatatatatatatatatatatatatatatatatatatatatatatatatatatatatatatatataatttaaacctCGGTCTGAAACATATAATAAGCACCTTTTCTTCATTGGTAGGGCATatgttcttttttctttcactgaatttttttttttttttttttttttgactccAAGATTGATCTCTTCACTCAATTCCCCACATAGTAAAATCGGCCAATTTCAGTTTAACATTTAAGAAACACATCACACAattgtatttaaaatgaaagCCTGCATTCCAATAAATTATTTCATACAGAAAAATCATGCCATTCCCTTAGTTGAGGATGACAAGTGCAGCTTGTATTTGGTAGAGGTCAAAGCTTTGCTTTTAATGAGCTCAGCATAAAATGGTGGTGGTTGCTAAGGCGACTGTTTCATGCTGTCTGGGAGAAAGTGGCTACGGCTTCTTATCCCACCATCATACCCTTGCAAACAACTTTACTGCCCTCTGGCACAAAGCAACTGCCCAAACAAACACGCAAATTAAGAAATTGTATTAATGAACAATTATGTCAATAACTTTCCTACAGctcataaatattattattcttttttacaAATTTACTTTTTGGAGTTTTTCAAAGCCTTAATGAAGCATACGATGGAGCAACAATCCCTACTGAAAAGAAATGAATAAACTTCTCTTGGCTTATGCTGGTTAGTGCTAGTCTGGCTAGTTGACCAGCATGGTCTTTCAACGGAAATTAGTTGACTACTGTATTTTAGGGTAGTTAGTTCAGCAGAGTGATGGGACACCACCATCCCACCATATGAAAATGCCATTGTTATCATTTGGGAACAGCTTTTTAAAGATCAATCAGTTCTCTTTTAATTCTGATAATGCAACTGCCAATTGTTTTAGTAGACCAAGTCTTCAGGTTGTCCTTAAAGGTCTCTGACCAAATAAAGGTTTAGAAAGTTATTTCATACCAGTCGAATTTTACAAACCAGTCAGATCTTCAGCATTTTCACTGTAAAACTACAGTTACTAATTGAGTCGTTATTGACCGCACACTTTTCAGACCGTGACGGTCACATTATTGATCTGATTGACAGACTTTGGACCTTATTAATTAGGCTTACCAAAATGAGCAGGTTTTAGCTACAGTTCACTGGGATGAAATGTACTGGGACCAAGCCAAGATGATCATCTATCATCTTTTCTGCAATGAATTGCACTAGGAGAAGGAGTTGAATATATGCTGAACAGGAAAATGGCCTTCACTTTATCATTGACTTTGATTTATGGACTGGAATGTCCATATGTAAAAATACTTTGCAGATAAATTAACTGCCACGATGAAGTTTGATGAAGAGCTGATTGttaattatgttatattattgTCTAATTGGAGAGACAAATGAAATGTCCTTCAAAGCCTCTTTTCTATTAACGGAATCAATTGCATTTTGCTGGTATCATTGAAGTTCCTAATAGAATAGCATCTGTTATTTAGACCAGCTCAATCCACAATCCCCAAACCACAGTAAACCGAGGTGTGGTGCAAAGTAACGATTTTCTGCTCAGCAAAAACTATGTAGATATTAAGATTCTTAGTAAGATTCCTgtctgttgatgttgagaggtCTTTATACAGAGGCCTGATATCTATTGTATTAAATGAACACTGGTGTGTTCAGCTAAATTCTGCTTCACCTGCACTGCAACGTGTTTCTTTTTGTATTGAAAAACCACTGTTGAATTAAACGAGTCATTGAACACCAGATGTGCGACTGTCATATACTTCTGATATCAAATCTGCTCATCTGTTCTGACAGCGAACTAAGCAAAACTAACACACATTCacctcagtattttttttttgccacttGAAATAATACTGTACCACAAACCTTCTTAGTATATCTCAATCAATTAATTATAAAcaatttgttatatatataaaattataaaaatgccagttttttttttttttttttttttttttggtaaaaattgtatagggttgctaacgacccgaggtgtgtaagagtgtaagtatatatttttttctttttctgcacAATAATAATTGAATCTTTAATGATAGAATAaatgcaattcacctttattgcACAAGGCtgcaatgtctgatacacaatgatgaagtgacgtttcactcatagttaccttagacagaaaacaaaacaataataattataatctgcaaaacttgaaatgactCAGTGTTTTGCTGCAGAGCAAATAcagaacacaatcaaatattactgtcacttgatggtggatctggtgaagaacctgtcagtgatcaaaatattgatttcaaAGATCGTTTTGAGAATATATTTGAGATTGcgaatatgagccagatgctgaatgtactgggaaTTGAGATCTGgcgaggacagtgatgatgggaTAGAACATCTGCTTAAACTGATCCCTTcaaagctccaaaaggtaacaaaatatgtttattttattcttctgtaattgatacactaatatcaggagagttttgTATTATTGCGTCAGGTAGAGATCCATCCATGTTAGATGTAAAtccgggtcactaaagacccgaatatgtaacaatgattggcgaaacagtcatgcatttaatgGTTAAAGGGgttctttaataataatacaaaaaaatacatttgtctTCATCTTTTGAAATCTAGTTATCATTAATAGAATGCATTAACATGTGAGTAGCCATGTTTAAAATCAATGGCTGATGCAGGTGTGAaattatgttatatttattgactgacagcaTTCCTATGACCACTGTGCACATAAAAGGGTGCTTGCATTGCACATCATCAACTTTGAATGGTCTGAAGGACGTCATGCAGGCACATgacgcagcatctcgttccAATCTCATGGAATTGGGTAACATGTAATCCTAAAATCTTCCCTTTCAAGGGAGGTCAACTCTGCATTGTGGACCACCATGATGCAGAGTTGACCTCCCTTGAAATGGAAGGTTGATGATCGTGTTGAATATTAATACCCAGTACACCATGCTGAACAAATGCCTACTCTATCAAGCTTTGAAAAaaagaccaagctcaattttaGCAAACGTGAGCACTGAACAACCTCAACAGACCTAGGCGACATAGTACAATAGCTTTACTCTCTCGAAAAGCTTAATGCCTAGGTGACAGAAACATCCCAAAGCTTCCATGCTCTACTGAAATGCTTGTCTGAAAGAAGGAACACCAGCATTAGGCCGGCTATAGCCTCGAGCTACAGGACAGGAATCTGCCTAAAGTCCCTGAAAGCAGAGCTATTCAGGGGAGTTCACAGGCATAATCCACAGTACTCCTTCCATGCTGTAGAAACTAAGAGCAAATCTGAAACCGCAATGACTCAAACTGATCAAAAAGCAGATTCCATAGAAGTTTCAAATCAACACTCCGGACCCTAATGCTTTTAAATGATGGTCCCAACTAGAGAATGACCACATAACATTC harbors:
- the LOC137041203 gene encoding uncharacterized protein C14orf132-like, whose product is MDLSFMAAQIPVMTGAFMDSSPHDDYSTDHSLFNSSASVHAAALAAHNQQEEQQSMSRDAIWLWIAITATIGNIIVVGVVYAFTF